In the Candidatus Delongbacteria bacterium genome, GTTGGTATCGCTCAGGTGCCCCAGAATCACGTGTTTCAGGCGCGGCCCCAGCACCTCGCAGAGCAGTTCGGCTGCCTGACGGTTGGAAAGATGCCCACGCGGCCCCCGTACCCGCTGCTTGAGCTGCCAGGGGTAGGGCCCCGCCAGCAGCCGCTCCAGATCATGATTGCTTTCAAGCACCAGCAGGTCCAGCCCGTGCAGGTGCTGACTCACCCCCGGATCGGCCACTCCCAGATCGGTGGCGATGGCCAGACGGGTCTGCCCGGCTTCCACCCTGAACATCAGCGGTTCCCGGCAATCATGGGAGACGGCAAAGGGCAGGATGTCAAGCCCCAGCACCTGAAACGGCTGTCCCGCCCGGATCGTGTGCAGCCGCCCATGCCCGGTCAGGTGCCTGGCACACGCGCTCTGGGTTCCGGCGCTGGTGAACACGGGCAAGCCCAGTTTGCGGCAGAGCACGCCCAGCCCGCTGCTGTGATCGCTGTGGGCGTGACTCAGCAGCACGCCAGCCAGATCGGTGGCCGGCACACCCACCATGCTCAGCCGGCGCAGCAGTTCGCGCGCGCTCAGACCCGCATCCACGAGCAGGCATCCCTGGTGCGTGCGCAAGACCAGGCTGTTGCCCTTGCTGCCACTGGCCAGGACACAGATTTCCAGCTCGCTGCGATCCAGATCCAGCCGCGTCTGCAGGGGAATGGGGGCACGGTTCACCGGGGCCCCCCTGCCGGATCGCTCTTCAGACGCTGGCGAGTACGCTGCTGTTCGAAACGCACATTCAACTTGTGCAGGCGATTGCTCTCGTCTTCCACCAGATCGGCGAATCCGTAGACCAGCACGCCCGCACCCGGGTCTCCTTCGAGCCGCAGAAAATGCAGCAGGCGCTCGTTCAGGGCAAGGCTGTCGACCACATCCACCACGTCCAGGGAAATCCTGGCGTCACGATGTGCAAGCAGCTCGTGCCCCGGGGGCAGGTCCAGCTTGAGCTTGATGCCGCCCGCGCTGATGTTGTGACACAGGCCGCGCACCCAGTACTCACGTACCAGCCCTTCGCCACGCAATTCGCGCAGCGCCCGGTTGTCCAGTGGCAGGCGCAGCACAGTGTCCAGAGCGCGTTCCACCCTGTACCAGCGTCGGCGCTGGTGGCGCCGGGGCTCGCTGCGCACGCTGAAGCGCAGGCGCCAGCTCTCGCCGCCGGGGCTGGCCGCGCCCAGCAGTCCTTCGAAGGTATACATCGCATCCGCGCGGCAGACCATGGCGCGCAAGGTGCGCCCTTCCAGTGCGGCCAGTGTGTCTTCATCGACGGCATGTCCGCCCACCGCCAGCACCAGCGCAGGGCCTTCCACGGTGCGCACGGTGCATTCCAGCGGCTGCTGGGCGCCGTCATCACCGGGCAGCAGGCGCACGCCCATGCCGATCTTGAAGACCAGACTCATTCGGCCGGCTTCCGCGCCAGGAGATTGCTCCAGACCTGCGCTCGCTGGCGCACGGCCTGAGGTGAGGCATCTCCGTCTTCGCCATAGAGCACGGCCCGCGAGACATTGACCAGGGCACTGCCGGTGCCTTCGTTGAGAATCCGGCAGACTGCCGCCGCGTCTCCGCCCTGGGCACCCACCCCGGGAACCAGCAGGTCCAGACGGGGCCAGAGTCGACGGATCTCCAGCAATTGCTCCTCCCGCGTGGCCCCCGCCACCACGCCCAGACGGCCGGCGGCCCAGCCGTGGTTCCAGCCATCGACGGCCTCCAGCACATGGTGATACAGGGGCCGACCTTCGCACTCAAGAGACTGGAATCGCAGGGCGCCGGGATTGGAGGTCAGTGCCAGCACATAGGCGAACACGGGCAGGCCCGAGGGTCTGGGGACTTCCAGAAAGGGCTGCAGGCTGTCTTCGCCCATGTAGGGTGCCAGTGTCACGGCGTCGCAATCGAGGGTGCCGAAGATCAGGCGCGCGTACTGGCGCGAGGTGTTGCCAATGTCGGCGCGCTTGGCATCGGCGATCACGGGGACCCGACCGGCAATGGCACTCACCGTGCCCGCCAGGGTATGCAGCCCGTCGAGCCCGAGGGCTTCGTAGAAGGCAAGATTGGGCTTGTAGGCGGCCACCAGATCCACGGTGGCTTCCACCAGTTCGCGGTTCCAGGCCAGCACGGGATCGCTGTGCTGGCCGTACCCACGGGGCAGGAGTTCGGGCGAAGGATCCAGCCCCAGGCAGAAGTGGGTCTGGCTTGATTTCAGGCGTTGCTGGATGGTCATCGGTCCCCCTGCTGGCTGCCGCGGAAAGTAGGGAAAGCCCAGCAACGGGGCCAATCGAGAGCCCGCGACGCTACCCGGGGAACGGGCCGCACTCAGTTGCGGTGATCGTCCCGGGCTGAAGCGCCTCCGGCCGGATCGCCGGGCAATTCGCGCGATTCCCTGGCGCGCGCGCGCAGTTCACGGAAGAAGCTGCGCAACAGTTCGGCGCATTCCCCTTCCAGGACACCCGGCAGGCAGCTCACCTGATGGTTGAGACGAGTGTCGGCGATGATGTCATTCACACTGCCGCACCCCCCGGCCTTGGGGTCGGGAGCACCATAGACCAGCAACGGCACCCGGGCCAGCACCAGAGCCCCGGCACACATGGCGCACGGTTCGAGGGTGGCATAGAGCACGCAGTCTTCGAGGCGCCAGCTGCCCAGGGCATTGGCGGCCGCGCCGATCGCCAGGATCTCGGCATGGGCGGTGGGGTCCTGCAGGTGCTCGACCCCATTGTGTCCACGGCCGATCACGTGGCCGCGATGCACGACCACCGCACCGACGGGCACTTCCTGCCTGGATTCGGCCTTGCGGGCTTCCCGGATCGCCATCCGCATGAAGATTTCGTGTTCGATCACTTGCCGCCATCCCGCGAGGGGACGACGCTCGCCGCGGGCTGACGTTCGTCAAAGTCCAGTTCGACCCGGTAGATCCAGCCATGGCCCAGACTGTCGGAGTCCACCTCGAGGAAGCCGGTGCTGCCTTCGCCCTGCACGACGACAAAACGCTGAAGTCCAGGCAGCAGGTGGCTTGTGGCCAGCAGGTCCGGATTCTCATAGAGCACGGGCGAGAGCAGGTCCAGGCTGTCCCCGGAGACCGGAATGCCATTGCCGCCCAGTTTGCCCAGCTTGCGCTGGGGAGTGCTGCGCGTGGAAGCGGGCGAGTCCTTGCGCACCAGTCCCAGCTCGGTGCGATAGATGTACGCCGTGCTGCCGTCATCCAGACTGACCCGGTAGAAGCGTCCGTCGAAGTCCTCCACCGTCACGCTCTGGCTGGCGTGCATGTAGTGCGAGGTGGAAGAGAAATCTGCTTTCTCGTAGGACAGGCAGGGCAGGATCTCCAGTTGCTGCCCCTTCTCCAGTGCCTTGTCGGCCCCGAAGGGTACGTAGGGAGCATCGGCGGCGCCGAGCAGGCCGGCGAGCAGCAGGGAGATCAACAGGGTTCTCATGGGTCACTCCGGTTTCGGGAATCGGCGCACTCGGGCACGCCATGGTTCAGGGCATGCCGCCAAGGGCCCAGCCAATGTACCACGACACCAGTCGCTCTCCAATGAACAGGCCCAGCAGGGACCCAAGTGCAAGCCAGGGTCCGAAGGGAATCTCGCGGCTGCCCTTCAGCTTCTGCACAGGGATCGCCAGCACCAGCCCGGCCACACAGGCCAGGAAGATCGCC is a window encoding:
- a CDS encoding MBL fold metallo-hydrolase encodes the protein MNRAPIPLQTRLDLDRSELEICVLASGSKGNSLVLRTHQGCLLVDAGLSARELLRRLSMVGVPATDLAGVLLSHAHSDHSSGLGVLCRKLGLPVFTSAGTQSACARHLTGHGRLHTIRAGQPFQVLGLDILPFAVSHDCREPLMFRVEAGQTRLAIATDLGVADPGVSQHLHGLDLLVLESNHDLERLLAGPYPWQLKQRVRGPRGHLSNRQAAELLCEVLGPRLKHVILGHLSDTNNTPALALETVRSLLRERGLVQPELRVAAQSEPGEWLRPGADRLPASKQANS
- the pyrF gene encoding orotidine-5'-phosphate decarboxylase, which encodes MTIQQRLKSSQTHFCLGLDPSPELLPRGYGQHSDPVLAWNRELVEATVDLVAAYKPNLAFYEALGLDGLHTLAGTVSAIAGRVPVIADAKRADIGNTSRQYARLIFGTLDCDAVTLAPYMGEDSLQPFLEVPRPSGLPVFAYVLALTSNPGALRFQSLECEGRPLYHHVLEAVDGWNHGWAAGRLGVVAGATREEQLLEIRRLWPRLDLLVPGVGAQGGDAAAVCRILNEGTGSALVNVSRAVLYGEDGDASPQAVRQRAQVWSNLLARKPAE
- a CDS encoding nucleoside deaminase, with product MRMAIREARKAESRQEVPVGAVVVHRGHVIGRGHNGVEHLQDPTAHAEILAIGAAANALGSWRLEDCVLYATLEPCAMCAGALVLARVPLLVYGAPDPKAGGCGSVNDIIADTRLNHQVSCLPGVLEGECAELLRSFFRELRARARESRELPGDPAGGASARDDHRN